A segment of the Desertifilum tharense IPPAS B-1220 genome:
CCAACCATTTATAGGTTCCATCCTTGCAGAGATAGCGATTTTCAAAGTCAATGACTTTTTTCCCTTCAGCCAATTGAGCAACTGCCTCTAGCGTAGATTCGCGATCCTCTGGATGCACAAAGTTGAGGAACGGTTGAGCCAGCAGATCGCTCTCTGTGTAGCCTAATGTGGGCAGCCATGAGGAGTTGAGGCGCTTGAAATAACCATCTAATCCCGCAATGCAGATTAAATCGACGGGTAGATTAAATAGGCGATTGAGTTCGTCTTCAGTTTGTTTTTGGGCTGTGATATCTTGACCCCAGGCGAGGATTAGTCCTTCAGGGGTGGCGATCAGTTGCCACGATACCCAGCGAATTGTTGCCGTAGAGGGGGGTTGGATGCGAGTGACGATCTCAACTCGTTCGCCACTACAACAGCGACTCATGGCTTGTTGAGCGTTTTGACGATCCTCAGCGTGCATCCAATGCCACCAAGGGATGGCTTGCAGTTCTGCTCGGTCGCGTTCTAGAGTCTGGCTGCAAGCAAGGTTAAAATCCTGTAGGGTACCATCCGGCGCGATCGCGCAACACAGATGGGGAGAAAGCTCAACGTAATCCCGATCAAGATTGGATGAAGCGCTGCGTTCTGGCATAGGTAACGGCTGTGAGGGGACGCGATCGCAAAAGCTTCTCCAGCGAGGGCGATCGCCTATTCCAATCGTGCATTACCCCTACGGAAATGAAATCCGTAATTTTGACCGTTTCCCCGGAACGCTAGCGTTGAGAAAGATGAACGGAGAGGGTCTAAACAGACCCTCTTTTAAGCTTGCTGAACTTACAGAAATTCACGAGGATCGGTAACGTAACCTGTTAAAGCAGAAGCCGCCGCTGTATAAGGCGAGGCTAAGTAAATTTGGGCTTGCTTGTTGCCCATCCGTCCGGGGAAGTTCCGATTGGTGGTGGAAACGCAGACTTCCGCCTCGTTCATCCGTCCAAAGGTATCCTTCGGCCCGCCTAAACAAGCCGCACAAGAGGGGGCCGCAGGCTCAATACAACCCGCCGCTAAGAGAATTTCTGATAGGGTTTCACCCTCGTATTTATAAGTAAACAGATCTTCGTAGACTTTTTGCGTGGCGGGCACAATGTAGGTCGGGACTTTTACCTGCTTGCCTTTGAGGATGCGGGCGGCGTTGATAAAGTCGGTGATTTTGCCGCCTGTGCAAGAGCCAATATAAACGCGGTCAATCTTGACATCGCTGCATTCTCGTGCTAAAGCGCGATTATCCGGGGAATGGGGTTTAGCAACCACAGGTTCAAGTTGAGACACATCATAACGGCGATCGCTATAAAATGTTGCATCCGCATCCGTATACATCGCCTCAAACGGTTTATCCGTGCGGGCGCGGACGTACTCAAAGGTGGTCTCATCGGGGGCAACAACGCCGTTTTTGCCCCCGGCTTCAATCGCCATATTACACAGGGTCATCCGTTCTTCCATCGTCATGTGCTGAACGGCTTCCCCAGCAAACTCCATTGTCCGATAATTGGCACCCGCAACGGTAATATCGCCAATAATCTGCAAAATCAGGTCTTTTGCCAATAAATAATCCGGCATTTCGCCATCTAAGACAAACCGCATCGTCGCCGGGACTTTAATTAACAGCTTACCCGTCCCCAGGATAAACGCC
Coding sequences within it:
- a CDS encoding 3-isopropylmalate dehydratase large subunit gives rise to the protein MGMTLTEKIIARASGRSAVTPGENVWVNVDVLMTHDVCGPGTIGVFKREFGADAKVWDNEKIVLIPDHYIFTADERANRNVDILREFAQEQHIKYFYDITDRADFKANPDYKGVCHIALAQEGHTRPGEVLFGTDSHTCNAGAFGQFATGIGNTDAAFILGTGKLLIKVPATMRFVLDGEMPDYLLAKDLILQIIGDITVAGANYRTMEFAGEAVQHMTMEERMTLCNMAIEAGGKNGVVAPDETTFEYVRARTDKPFEAMYTDADATFYSDRRYDVSQLEPVVAKPHSPDNRALARECSDVKIDRVYIGSCTGGKITDFINAARILKGKQVKVPTYIVPATQKVYEDLFTYKYEGETLSEILLAAGCIEPAAPSCAACLGGPKDTFGRMNEAEVCVSTTNRNFPGRMGNKQAQIYLASPYTAAASALTGYVTDPREFL